CGCTTGGAGGGCCCGTTCGCGCCCTGCTATCACCACGCCTACGACCCGGAGACCGGGGCGTTCGACCTGCTGCTCGGCGACGCCGCGCCCGCCACGGTGGGCGACGAGATCCGCGGCGCCACACCGGAACAGGCGCTGCTGGCGCTGTCCCAGCTGGGCCGGGTACACGGCCCGCTGCTCGGCGACGACGCGTTGGCCGACGCGGCCTGGCTGAACCGGGAGTCGCCGGTGAACCAAGCGCTCCTGGCGGGTCTGTGGGCCGGGTTCTCCGAGCGCTTCGGTGACCGGATCGCCCCGGAACACCGACAGGTCTGCGAACGGCTGGTGGAGGTCTTCGACGAGTATCTGGCCGGTGAGGCCGCCGCGGTGCAGGGGCTGGTGCACGGCGACTACCGCCTGGACAACATGCTGTTCGGCGAACCGGGCGCGGATCGCGCGCTGACGGTGGTGGATTGGCAGACCGTCACCCGGGGGTCCGCGCTGATCGACGTCGCGTACTTCATGGGCTGCGCGCTGCCCGACGAGGTGCGCCGCACGCACTACGACGCGTTGCTGCGCGCCTATCACGAGGCACTGGGCGAGCATTCCCCGCTGTCCCTGGACGACGTCCGGGACGGGGTGCGCCGCGCCGGCTTCTTCGGGGTGATGATGGCCATCGTGTCCTCGATGCTGGTCGAGCAGACCGAGCGCGGCGACGCGATGTTCATGACGATGCTGGCCCGGCACTGCGCCCACGTGCTGGACACCGACGCGGTGGCGCTGTTGCCCGCAGCTGCGGCACCGGAACCGCTGGCCCCGAGTCCGGCCGACGAGGGCCCGCACGCGCACACCGACGAGGAACTCTGGAATGAGAGCTGGTACTTCGATTTCGTCGATCCCGCACAGGGTCTCGGCGGCTGGGTGCGGCTCGGCCTGATCCCGAACCAGGAGCGGTCCTGGATCAATGCGCTGCTGTGCGGACCCGGTATGCCCACGGTGGCGGTCAATGACCTGGCCGCCCCGCTGCCTGCGGACCCGGCGCGGGTGCGCGCCGACGGGATCGACCTGGGCCTGTCGCCCACCGTGCCGCTGCAGAGCTACCGGGTGACCCTGCGCGCCCACGGCCAGGCCTACGACGATCCGGCCGGGCTGCTGCGCGGGGAATCCGGGCGGCCGGTGGAGGTGGGGCTGGACCTGGAGTTCACCTCGGTGAGCACCCCGTACCAGTACCGGCTGACCCCGCGCTACGAGATCGCCTGCACGGTGACGGGGACGGCGACCGTGGACGGCCGGGTGTACCCGCTCGACGCGGTGCCCGGTCAACGCGATCATTCCTGGGGTGTGCGGGACTGGTGGGCCATGGACTGGACGTGGAGCGCCCTGCACCTCGACGACGGCACCCACCTGCACGGAGTGGACATCCGTATCCCCGGTGTGCCGCCGATCGGGATCGGCTACCTCCAGCAGGACGGACAACCGCTGGTCGAACTCACCGCGGTCACCGCGGAAAACGCTTTTGCCGCCGACGATCTGCCGGCCGCGGCCTCGTTGACGCTGGCGCCCGTCGGGGTCCGGGTGGACGCCGACATCCAGGGGCACGCGCCGGTGCTGCTCACCTCGGCCGACGGTCGGGTCAGTCGGTTCCCGCGGGCCTGGGCGAAGGTCACCACCGCGGACGGCCGGACCGGTGTGGGCTGGCTGGAGTGGAATCGCAACCAGCCCTAGGGCAGGGTGGTGCGCGTGATGGTGCTCAAGTCGACGTTGCTGTTCGTGCTGGCCGCGATCCTGGAGATCGGGGGAGCCTGGCTGGTGTGGCAGGGCTTGCGCGAACACCGGGGCTGGCTGTGGGCGGGCGCGGGCGTGATCGCCCTCGGCGCTTACGGTTTCGTCGCCGCGTTCCAGCCGGACGCGAACTTCGGCAGGGTGCTCGCCGCCTACGGCGGTGTCTTCGTCGCCGGCTCGCTGATCTGGGGCATGGTCGCCGACGGCTTCCGGCCGGACCGCTGGGACATCTCGGGCGCACTGGTCTGCCTGCTCGGGGTCGGGCTGATCATGTACGCACCCCGGTAGCGGGATCGCTCAGGGACGGTCGTTGTCCAGGTCGCTGCGGTCCAGGCCCATCGGGGTGCTCGCGGGTACATCGCCGGCTGCGACCACCAACCGGGTCAACGGGGTGAGCGCGCCGAACAGAGTGCCCAACTCCGCATCGTCGAGTACGTCGAATGCCGAGAGCGCCAAGCGATCTGTGGTCTCCTCGAGCTCGGCCTTGAGCGCGGCCCCGGCCGGGGTCAGCGCCCCGGCGCCGTCGAGCAGGCCGCGGTCGGCGAGTTCGGTGACGTGACGCTGCCATTGCTCCTCGTCGTAGTCGCGGCTGCGCATGATCATCTCCTGCGGCACCCGGTCCGCGGCGGCGTGCAGGACGTTGGATTGGCGGCCGCTGATGCCGAACACGTTGAGCGCGGCGATGTGTCCGTCGCCGCGCTGCTCCCGTAGCAAGGTGGTTGCGTGCCACAACCGGGCCAGTGGCTCGTCCGGCCAGGGCAGGGCCAGGTTGGCGGCGAACAGCGGCCGCCCCTCGGCCGGGGCGTGCCGCGCCGCCTTGCCCAGCAACTCGCCGGCCGCAGCGATGGCGTCGGTGTCGGTGAACCCGTAGCGGTGCAGGGCGGCCACCGCGGAGTCCGCCCGAACCTGCAGGACCGTGTCCGGGGTGGCGATCGCCCAGGCCGCGGGGAGTACCTTGGCGACACGCGAGGGGGCGAAATTGTAGAACAGCGCCGCGACCACTTCGGGCGCGACCGGGCCCAATGGCGCGGACCGCGCGGCGAAATAGCCCATCCAGAAGCCGCGGTAGCCCAGGCCCTCGAGTGCGCTACGTGCCTCCGGCGCGAAATAGGTCACCGCGTGCACCGGCTCGAGCCGATCGAAGAGGC
This region of Mycolicibacterium diernhoferi genomic DNA includes:
- a CDS encoding phosphotransferase; the protein is MDLTLIERPTDLTNDWLTAALGAGTVTGHEFERIGTGQMSECYRVTLTYAEGESGPPTVVLKVAAADPNSRGTGLALGLYEREVRFYAEIAPRLEGPFAPCYHHAYDPETGAFDLLLGDAAPATVGDEIRGATPEQALLALSQLGRVHGPLLGDDALADAAWLNRESPVNQALLAGLWAGFSERFGDRIAPEHRQVCERLVEVFDEYLAGEAAAVQGLVHGDYRLDNMLFGEPGADRALTVVDWQTVTRGSALIDVAYFMGCALPDEVRRTHYDALLRAYHEALGEHSPLSLDDVRDGVRRAGFFGVMMAIVSSMLVEQTERGDAMFMTMLARHCAHVLDTDAVALLPAAAAPEPLAPSPADEGPHAHTDEELWNESWYFDFVDPAQGLGGWVRLGLIPNQERSWINALLCGPGMPTVAVNDLAAPLPADPARVRADGIDLGLSPTVPLQSYRVTLRAHGQAYDDPAGLLRGESGRPVEVGLDLEFTSVSTPYQYRLTPRYEIACTVTGTATVDGRVYPLDAVPGQRDHSWGVRDWWAMDWTWSALHLDDGTHLHGVDIRIPGVPPIGIGYLQQDGQPLVELTAVTAENAFAADDLPAAASLTLAPVGVRVDADIQGHAPVLLTSADGRVSRFPRAWAKVTTADGRTGVGWLEWNRNQP
- a CDS encoding YnfA family protein, which produces MVLKSTLLFVLAAILEIGGAWLVWQGLREHRGWLWAGAGVIALGAYGFVAAFQPDANFGRVLAAYGGVFVAGSLIWGMVADGFRPDRWDISGALVCLLGVGLIMYAPR
- a CDS encoding SCO6745 family protein, translating into MSRPTSIARRLFDRLEPVHAVTYFAPEARSALEGLGYRGFWMGYFAARSAPLGPVAPEVVAALFYNFAPSRVAKVLPAAWAIATPDTVLQVRADSAVAALHRYGFTDTDAIAAAGELLGKAARHAPAEGRPLFAANLALPWPDEPLARLWHATTLLREQRGDGHIAALNVFGISGRQSNVLHAAADRVPQEMIMRSRDYDEEQWQRHVTELADRGLLDGAGALTPAGAALKAELEETTDRLALSAFDVLDDAELGTLFGALTPLTRLVVAAGDVPASTPMGLDRSDLDNDRP